The Salvia splendens isolate huo1 chromosome 20, SspV2, whole genome shotgun sequence nucleotide sequence gtgaaaagtacagtgagacccatgaataattaagagatgagacggttaaaaagacggataagagaaagcgttgcggatgacctgATGAAGCTGCCCTAAGGGAAATCTACTGAGAGTGAGAACAATTTTGATGGTTTGGTTGAGATGGTAATGTTGAATACTTTTAccttaaaaatattcaaaaaattaataTCTACTTCTGTTTTGTGACATGCATGTTATATCTGTATATTATATTGATGTGTCATTGAAGATTGAGGTGCGGTTGAAGGAGAGTATTTCGAATCGGGAGAAGGCGTTGGCTGAGGAGAGGGCTGCTCGCATGGAGGCGCACCTGAAGTCGCTGGCAGATATGGCAAAGGCAGAGCATGAGTTGAACGAATTGAGGGAGCGACTGAGCCAAGCTTCTCATCGCAGCTGAGAGCTTCAAGAACAGATCAATCGCAAGCCAAATTGTGTTATATTGCAAAGTTTGGATTTCGTGTTTCTAATTATATTGAACACAAGCTCAATTGGATATGTATTGGATTGTTATGTGATGAAAATTACTATTGAAGTTAATGATGCATGGATTATTATTGAACTCTATCAAACCATATTCAAACATTTAGTATTAGAATTGTGAGAACTTTGCACTTTACATAAATCTCTGCTCCATGACACTATATGCCAAATCGTGCATAAATCCTAGCAGTAGTATCAATGCAATCGAGAGGGAGAAAGAAGTTGTCAATTGATGCAAATTGAAAagcaaaattgaaataaaaaatttgaagcGACTCTCAGAATTCAAggtgaaagagagagagaggaatatGTCAGATTTGGAAAGTATTCCAAATCGTCTCGGAATATGGAACGCCACTGGCATAACAACAGCAGCAGTGATACCATCAATAAAAGCATATCTCCACTCCACCAATTAACCAAACCAAAGCGCCTCGAATATCTGCAATGGCTGAATCATCCAATTCCAGAAGCAGAACCGTTGTTTTGCTCGGAAAAATGGGTAACGGAAAAAGCGCCACTGCCAACACCCTCCTTGGCCGAGAGGCCTTCGAATCCTTGCACAGCTTAGGCAGCGTCACCGCCGCCTGCAAGCTCGACACATCCGTCTTCGACGACGGAAGGATTCTCAACGTCATCGACACTCCTGGTTCGCTGCcatatctttcttttttttggctcttcaaattcaaattcaaattgttGACAGTAACTCTCTAATTTGGGGCAGGGTTGTTCGATTCATACGTCGAATCGAATGCTATGGCGAAGGAGATCGCGCAGTGGATTAATCTGGCCAAGGATGGAATCCACGCCGTTCTCTTCGTCCTGTCGCTGAGAAACCGCTTCTCTGAAGAGGAGGCTTCGGCTTTCGAGGTcctctgccatatatttggCGCGAAAATCGCTGATTACATGATTGTGGTCTTCTCCCACGGCGATGCTCTCGGGAAGAATGCTACTCTTGATGACTATTTGGCCAAAAATTGCCCTCACCAATTGACGGTATtgaattcttcttcttcttcttcgattagtactactattatttagaATTTATATGTGTATTTATGTTCTCATTGATTCAGGATACTCTGAAAAAGTGTGGGAATAGAACTGTTGTGGTTAATAATTGGGTAGAAGATGAAGAAAGGCTTAGTAAACAGAGGGAGGAGCTTCTCTCTCTTGTTGAGACTGTGGTGGAGGTGAATGGAGGCAATCCATACACCAATGATCTCTTCTAACAAATCAAGGTCAGTCAAGTAgtatttcttatttttcaaattttaatatctCAACTAACTGAACTCTTTGTGAAAATGTATGAGAATAGAAGATGAttactgatggggtacgtactaaacaagcccaatagcaagcccaatagcagtgacggcccatcagcccaaagcccaaggaagagtatcagttcggcattaccaaagagttcggccccagcctacagctcggtaaaagccgaccaatcaagctctactctcagatgggcaaaaagctgctcggcaatagttcagcagttcggtctcattattcgaccgaactgggagatattGGTGTCAACTCAtacaggatctcatgcaggatagcggaccaaacaaagagatagtggacccatgcaggatctcatgacctccacgacatccacgacctaattactgatgatgtaagccacgacctacttagtggtgatgtaagccacgacctagttagtggtgatgtgagccacgacctagttagtggtgatgcaagccacgatcttagttcaatgtataaatagaacttagatcagatagactagggAGAGCTcgagacatcaaatatcatattgcaagtctgtatttgtaagctggaaaatcagatcaagcaatacaatcttgccctcctttcttcccgtggacgtagatttacctcagtaaatcgaaccacgtaattccttgtgtcgtgatctatattcattacctgtatttactaccatcaaaaattcgcccagccatcactggcgccgtctgtgggaaacagagaaccaaatttgtgataaagcgaatttttgacactttttccacccaaaaaaaaaaaaaaaatgcataccagatcacataatacccataataccgttcgtgataaccctgaggaagctagtccagcccgcaggtctggaaaacagcctcgggagaaatctacttccagttctcacggagaaggaacaagccgctcaaagactcatcgccccgagtcttcccagcagcccgatttgaacgaggctgtcaagttgtttttggccgagaagcaggaagagtttttaattttcctgcaaaagggccaaaagccggagacgaaaacggtggattctccctcctcatccagacatgaaagtcactaccgcagtagtgccgtgtcttccaggaagaagaatcctcaaccccgacatgttcctgttcctcctcggtaccggaatcacaggagaactccatctcctccataccgaagagatgtcgggttcgccatgtacggagcattgaagactccgttctcggacgatatcacccgaactcccttgccacagaactaccgaactccgtcgatgacttatgacgggttagtgaatcctcatgacttcctgggacgctatcagtataacatggcgaaccaaggtctcaatgaggtccatatgtgcaagctgtttcccgagcttcttatcgggaacgcaagaaggtggttcgatagcctcccccaaggcagcattagatcttaccgagatctaatggatgctttccacaggaggttctttcagaaagcggaagcccgaatcacttcggctcagctgctttctatacgtcaaagtcgcgacgaaaagatcagcgactttatgacgagattccacaaggaatgcctacaagtagatgatctcaatgatctacttgtcatttcggcattccaaaatggaatcctgcccggagctctctacggaaagctcgtggaatgcagtccgcaaacagctcaagagatgtgggacattgcggaccagttctcccgtgccgatgaggcagaccgtcgcaaacggtctttagacagctcatcccgaggagacaggaggaagcctgatcatagcgatcagggacatcctcgccgaactccttttggcgatcagggacatcctcgccgaactccttttgaaaggattcaaaggactccggtgcaagaccgattggggccacgtctcaatcccgagaagccgcccgcccagttcgtaccattgaacaagtcgagagcggaaattttcgaactgcattccgatatgttcgaaaaaccaaagcggatgacgaaatcggccgcgcgtcgaccacaggatcaatattgctccttccatcaagaccacggtcacgataccgaggagtgccgacatttggctgcaggtattgatgctcttgtgaaagcaggaacgttaaaaaaataccaaagcaagcagccgaaaaagaacaaaaagcagagaggtgcaaactgcgctcctcaggatctgaaaaagcaacaggaccccgaagacgatgacgagctgcaatatgatggagtaatcctgactattgatgctctccctgccgggaagactaaatcgtccctgaagtcagagcgcagaggcttcaatcgagaggagccaacgcataaaaggctgaagcaggacgaagtgattacattttcagatgcagatcccgtcccggccatctctcctcatcaagacgctattgtcatccaagccggagtggcaaacaaactgatccacagagtgtttgtggataccggagcgtcagtcagcattctttttaaagaatgtttcgataaactagaagtggatccagctcggctcagtccggctccacttcctctgaaaagtttcgcccaggaggacacccgccctgaaggtattatcagccttccgatcacggtgggaaaagcgcctacaagctccagtacgatgatcgagttctttgtggtaaaagctcggtccccgtacaacatcatcttgggaagagactggctcaacgcagttcgggccgtttgctctacttatcacctcaccatcaagattcccactaaaggtgggatagcggtcatccgaggtgatcaaaagagagcaaaagagtgtctgcagattgcgcttaaaagtgccgagcaatcagatcggcatcatcaagcatagcaatcacagcagccggagtcagaggcaagcgaaatgaccgaagtcacaccagagtcgaactcaatgaccgttcagttatacgaagatgatccatccagaacggtcaagatcggtttcgcgggaacgcctctactccgggaaaagaccatccagctcctcaaggagtacaaagatgtctttgcatggtctccgttggacatgaccggagtgccccctgaggtaatcactcatcggttaaatattgatccttcagtccggcctataaaacagaagcaaagactctttgcggcagaaagaaatcaagtcatccatgacgaagtccgccaattattgaaagcggatgtattattcgaggtgaaatatccttctttggtggccaatcctgtgatgatcaagaaaaaagaaggaggatggcggatgtgcatagattttaccgatctaaacaagcactgtcctaaagattgctatccccttccgaacatagataaaaaagtagaagctttgatcggcttcgaaattttctgttttcttgatttatacaaaggctaccaccaagttttaatggatgagaatgatgcttcaaaaacggctttcattactgacttcggcatctttgcttataaaaagatgtcattcggtttaaagaatgccggagccacatatcaaaggatggtagataagctttttcggcatttgataggaaaagaggttgaagtgtatgttgacgacatagtcgtcaaaagcagaagcacttcggagtacgaagacaacctcaaatccaccctcgacgtgctcaaaaaagccaacctcaaactcaatccccaaaaatgtacctttttggtagattcgggaaagtttctgggttgttgggtttcaaaggacggactcaaggcaaatccctcaaaagttcaagttgttcagaacatggcgatgccgaagtccatacatgatgtgcaaaggataactggatgtctagccgcactgaatagattcctttcccaagcagccgaaaagcaactgccgttcttcaaagtgttgaaaaaggcaccaaagtttgagtggggagccgagcagaaaaaggcttttgacgagctcaaaagttatttagccaagcttccaattctctctgctccaaccgatgccgaagtgatattcttatacttagcggcatcagatcaaaccattagcgcggtgcttgtacgagaagaaggcctaaagcagcttcccatctactttacaagccgagcattaagaggtccagaaacaaggtatcaacctctggaaaaaattgctctggcgttagtaaatgcagcaaggagactgcggccatacttctatgctcacaaggtatgcgtcttaacctatctgccacttcggcaagttttgaccaagccagaagcatcaggcagaatcgccaaatgggccatagagttgggagaacactcaatcgaatacctacctcggaaagccatcaagggacaagccttggcagattttcttacagaggcaaagttcgatcaagtaaTCCCTGTCAtggccgaacagaaaaattctgccaataccgaactagcacagcccctggaatccgaagtagagccgccggattgctggagcggattcgtagatggagcttcgaataaaacgggaagtggagctggcattctacttatcgctcccgacggacacgagtcatagtgaatcacatgctgggtacaagtgaagcccgagatgagaggatgaaaaaatacttggacaaagcgcaaagcattagccgaagtttctcttattttcggataatccgcattcccagagcggaaaacagccgagcagatgctttaagtaagttggcctcatatccgagctcaaaggtggaggaattactacaccgaagcattgatgaagctgaggtacattcagtaaccagctcgccgaactggatgacgccgatcttacagtatctagatcaaggacaactgcccgaggataagagagaagctcggaaaatcacatgccgagcacttcggtatgaacttcatgaaggagtcctatacagaaagtcctaccttcaaccgttattgcgatgtgtaggaccagaagagacggactacatctttagagaagttcatgaaggatcttgcggtagccacatcggagctagagctttagctaaaaaagttctgaggtggggatattattggccaactttggtacaagaagcagtgcagctcgtcaagacatgtacgaagtgccaaatccatgcaaatatcccaaggatgccgcagaccgatctatgtgctatgcaaagcccttggccttttatgcaatggggcatagacatagtaggaccactaccacaagctcctcggcaaatgaaattccttatcgttgccgtggattacttcacgaagtgggtggaggctgaaccattagctacgataacgagctcgaaggcattggatttcgtctggaaaaacatagtgtgccgatttggcataccccacatcctcatttcggataatgggactcagttcaccgacaagacattcaagaattggtgccaagagctgaatattcaacagcggttcacttcggtctcccacccacaagcaaacggacaaacggaggtaacaaaccgtatcttggtgaaagggttaaaagctcggttagaacaagccaaaggacaatgggtagaaaatctccctcaagtcctatggtcctaccgaactacacccaaaaaatccaacggtgaaactccgtacagtctggtgtacggcactgaagccgtgattccggttgagatcggcgtacccagtccccgaactctaaatttctcctcagaaatgaatgatgacggactgagagccgaactagatctggccgaagaaagaagagaattggcctgcataaaagcagccaagtacaaggagcaagtagcccggtattataaccaaagggtgaaaaagctgcaatttcaagtgggagatcttgtcttgagaaacaacgaagtaagccgagcagaaaagctgggcaaactcgaacccacatgggaaggtccatatcgggtgtcagaagtcctcggcaaagggtcttacaaattgactcacgtgtcaggagaacaagtaccccgaacatggcacatttccaaccttaagaagttccatttgtaagagacagtccggtcagtcagtcttgtgtctagttcggtcctagaggtatgtgctttctttgttttttacttgttctttgtgctgttttataaaagtttaaaatctttttcgtcctttttatttgtctatgtgcgttttgtctgtctatgtgcgcgtcgtctcttacaaatgttactgaggtatcttgttcttcgaaggctgatcccctttttagaacatatataagccaacgattgtgagtccaagcttctaaggaggatacaagaccacaattcagcttaagaaacaagcagtccgtctgaaacgaactgcaacaaagggaaagtccgatccacgcgataaaactcgccgaattaggacaagggaaagtccgatccacgcgataaaactcgccgaattaggacaagggaaagtccgatccacgcgataaaactcgccgaattaggacaagggaaagtccgatccccaaattaggacaagggaaagtccgatccgagcgataaaactcgccaaattaggacacaagcttagtccggtcaaagaaatttacttcataagaccaaagacgagtccggtcaaagaagtttacttcataagaccaaagacgagtccggtcaaagaagtttatttcataagaccgaggaccaagtccggtcaaagaagtttacttcataagaccaaagacgagtccggtcaaagaagctcactcaataagaccgaggacgagtccggtcaaagatgtttacttcataagaccgagaacgagcacgatgaaattttttcgctgagctgtaaatacgcagtgatagaagcgaaataaaaatttcatttattaaatcttgttcggcatataattctgctgccctacaagaaggcgttacgccattacaaaggactattctactgtccctggttgctaaagttgagccatctattcacaaaatcctcgtgaagccgagttcggtcattccgggcagctgaagaataagcaggtcgacgagatgctctaatcgacctaccgcctcttccctgagcccgggaagctctagcacctcggcggcgaagagtctcttcacgaatcatttgttgatcttgctcactcataatcacagctcctctacgaacttcagtccgtcctcgtcttgacgtttccggttgctcctgagtccgttctcgtcttgacgtttccggttgctcctgagttcgttgctgacttggagtagggttttgagcaagtgaatcagaggtttgagctggagtgcgagcatctgttggcgggaaatgcctaaggaatctctcgattgagggacgccgggaaagaatgatgtcgtaccgagaagcccagcgccgcaatgatttcacgacttgttggcaagccgagctctccagcgcattgttcctccggagtacatgatattcctcccacagttcgtcaactcgttcctgaacttcagagatggtcattcccccgcgcctgcagatgaaatcctcatacgcagtcctctcagcgacggcagtattcagttcggcctccagatctttcttttcggactctaagtccttattgtcagcctccagcttcactaaacaagccaagagttcgtcattcttcatctggtcagctatggcttttttctcagcttcgtctaaagcagaagagtacagccgcttccagtgaagtacctccagctccttaagagttaagaatacaaagcagcctatgtcagttcggcgtttcagtttactgagcaggtagtaaaccacaacaggagtaaaagagagtacgaaaagctatacgaagacacaagtgcagaaagaagaattttttcattcataagaaaaaattttttttacacaaggagggcttcaaggccattttacaagaaggaagaaactaaactaagagaagggagacgaaatcatactccgccagcttcgtctccggctcctcggtgaggttcagcttccttctccttgtctgcctcagcttcagcctcggcctccctgctccccctAGCCTGcccggtgcccccatcaccgatcagcagcacctcttgctcggcctgcctgtctccggtctgctgatcaagctgctcggtctcaccctctccgtggaaaattggagcgggtgaaactggccctaaggaggcaaagatagcctccatattctcgtcccggtcagctcggcaactacgaactcggtcagcagaaagcaggaccgaggacgaagcaagctcctcaaggagcggcagactctggagacgagctgctatctctcggccgtacagcggcaggacgacttcgggcccctgctcggcattatcggtcatcagtttcagcagatcaccgacaaaggccgaaaattgattgctcagaaagagtttctccgcgaaagcacggagaacctccccttgggcaaccacggcggcagcatccctccgtttcgtctgctctcgctggatgacgagctggtttttggcaaattgggcttcatcctgggccgagatcctagcagctctggccttctcaaagtctgccttagcctgttcggcctggtgacgagcagccgccaacttcctctgcatctcagcataatcgttggacgctttggagagttcaacggcgacgagcttggagagcatatcgttcctctgaaaatggaaaaaggaaaaagtcaaccgaggggccacaaaaaatacaggaaaaaagcaaggccagaaaatcaagaagagaattcacctcggcaaagtccgttggccatgcaaaaggctcacagacatgctccgaagggggcgccaagacgatgtctctctccggcgctcttgggggcttctgggtcttccccttcctctttgccgaagtggactccggctcttttggatccgaagaagaggtcttctgcctcttcggattcttctcggcatcaggcgccgagctggtagccttctgtttctccggctccttaagctcggaggatttgcggctaatcttatttagcatgttcactgccaaaaagcaagaaagcaaggttagttttcgccacaaaagcagtaaggcacaaaaaagaattcctcaccctcggtctcttcgtccgaagacgaggagtcgaacacgaagtcgcccttgacgagctcatactccaggtactgcttcctaatcataggaatcttattgagctcgccctcgagctcgtccaacggttctaaccgaggatgaggaatcacggacttcggccctctccagggaaagcccggagccgctgtcctattataaaaaaagaagcgatgttgccactttggccacttggttttgcagaaggccctaaaaggctgtaaagggatcaagtaaaaccaagatccttttctcttaaactggaagaaattaaggattgccctcagagacagatccttatctaacctacgcagttcggcagcaaaggccgataagtgcctccaagagttcggagtcacctgacctaaagggagttgaaaaaaatcaagcagctctacaaaggcagggggaagagggaaacgaagcccgcattccaagccggcttcataaacggtggcgtaaccctccggcggcgaatcagccctatgaaggtcgtcgggaatcgcaaccttccccccaggaaaaaaatatttttcgtgtagggatatcacagtatccttactcaagatgctgtgaaaatactctacggtcttctccccggattctttccggctagaagaccccttatcccctttcctaccgctacctgactcagaagaagaagaagacatagttcttactctttgaaagtctgaagaaattctgaagaaattcttgaaagcggaaggaaatttttacgcggaagagagagaatgcagaagaagcaatagcaaaagtgttcaaatgatgaagaaaggacgtatttatcagattcggagaagatttcaaaatcatcgcaccgtttcgaatcccaccttttcaggattcaacggccggattttactgtcgcatttaatgcagtcacgcgcaaggcacgtcccctgacgtcagccttccccgtacctttatccagaatgccgaagtgactcgcttcgccgaagtgattcacttcgcttttcggggggggtagtgatggggtacgtactaaacaagcccaatagcaagcccaatagcagtgacggcccatcagcccaaagcccaaggaagagtatcagttcggcattaccaaagagttcggccccagcctacagctcggtaaaagccgaccaatcaagctctactctcagattggcaaaagctgctcggcaatagctcAACAGTTCGgtccccaaggaagagtatcagttcggcattaccaaagagttcggcccc carries:
- the LOC121781418 gene encoding immune-associated nucleotide-binding protein 9-like, which encodes MAESSNSRSRTVVLLGKMGNGKSATANTLLGREAFESLHSLGSVTAACKLDTSVFDDGRILNVIDTPGLFDSYVESNAMAKEIAQWINLAKDGIHAVLFVLSLRNRFSEEEASAFEVLCHIFGAKIADYMIVVFSHGDALGKNATLDDYLAKNCPHQLTDTLKKCGNRTVVVNNWVEDEERLSKQREELLSLVETVVEKDEIDEGAEGKSTQVSPGGEQYDRSVEMIETRLKVSVSNLEKMLAKERAARAKAEQKARKEQAKSEHEMHMMRERLSRADHRSWELQEELHRKPNCIVM